One window of Clostridiales bacterium genomic DNA carries:
- a CDS encoding NAD(P)-dependent oxidoreductase, whose product MSGTLSPGESTVGFIGTGVMGAPMAGHVLAAGFDVVVWARSAEKATGLLEAGAQWAETPTELAARADAVVTIVGYPADVEALYFGDDGGGDGSLLGAARPGTYLIDMTTSSPALARRIAEAASARGLRALDAPVTGGDRGAREARLSIMVGGEEADAHAVEPLLRAMGTTVVHHGGPGCGQHAKICNQIAIAASMLGACEALAYARGAGLDQARVLESIGAGSAGSWTLANLAPRILAGDFAPGFFVKHFVKDLRIALASAEELGLEVPGTQLAARLYETLLAAGHGEEGTHALYHLYER is encoded by the coding sequence ATGAGCGGCACGCTTTCGCCCGGAGAGTCGACGGTCGGGTTTATCGGCACCGGCGTGATGGGCGCGCCGATGGCGGGACACGTGCTCGCCGCTGGGTTCGACGTGGTGGTGTGGGCGCGCTCGGCCGAGAAGGCGACAGGGCTCCTTGAGGCCGGAGCCCAGTGGGCCGAGACGCCGACGGAGCTTGCGGCGCGGGCCGACGCCGTTGTGACGATCGTCGGCTACCCTGCTGATGTGGAGGCGCTCTACTTTGGTGACGATGGTGGCGGCGACGGCTCGCTGCTGGGCGCCGCGCGGCCGGGCACGTACCTAATCGACATGACAACCTCTTCTCCTGCGCTCGCCAGGCGGATTGCCGAGGCGGCCTCGGCTCGGGGGCTTCGCGCGCTCGACGCTCCGGTGACCGGCGGTGACAGGGGCGCGCGCGAGGCGCGGCTCTCGATCATGGTGGGGGGCGAGGAGGCCGACGCGCACGCGGTCGAGCCGCTGCTGCGTGCGATGGGCACGACGGTCGTCCATCATGGCGGTCCTGGCTGCGGTCAACACGCCAAGATATGCAATCAGATCGCGATAGCGGCATCGATGCTCGGCGCGTGCGAGGCGCTTGCATACGCGCGCGGCGCGGGACTCGACCAAGCGCGCGTGCTGGAGTCGATCGGGGCTGGCTCCGCGGGCTCGTGGACACTCGCGAACCTGGCGCCGCGCATCCTCGCGGGGGACTTCGCGCCCGGGTTTTTTGTTAAGCACTTCGTGAAGGACTTGCGAATCGCACTCGCCTCGGCCGAGGAGCTCGGGCTGGAGGTGCCAGGCACGCAGCTCGCCGCGCGCCTGTACGAGACCTTGCTCGCGGCCGGGCATGGCGAAGAGGGCACGCACGCGCTCTACCACCTCTACGAGAGGTGA
- a CDS encoding redoxin domain-containing protein — MPLPAVGEPAPALTLPTHLDTTFSLAAQRGSNTVIAFFPLAFTPV; from the coding sequence ATGCCACTACCAGCAGTAGGTGAACCCGCCCCCGCGCTCACCCTTCCAACGCACCTCGACACGACGTTCTCACTGGCCGCGCAGCGCGGTTCCAACACCGTTATCGCGTTCTTCCCGCTAGCGTTCACGCCTGTTTGA
- a CDS encoding GTPase — MERERIVIMGAAGRDFHVFATCFRDDPGVEVVGFTAAQIPGIDDRVYPADLAGPLYPHGVRIVPEERLAELIETDRIDRVLFAYSDVSHETVMHHASAVLAAGADFGIIGPERTMLGSSVPVISVCAVRTGAGKSGISRRIWELLAARGIHAVDIRHPMPYRDLSCMAVERYASIEDLDRLGVTIEEREEYEHLIEVGAVVFAGVDYKAILTEAEKEAELIIWDGGNNDMPFIRPGLEIVVLDPHRAGHERRYHPGETNFLRADVLVINKVDSAPPGAVKALRDAAETHNPHAVVVEMASEVTVDDPSLLADARVLVIEDGPTVTHGGMAFGAGAIAARAGGVAELVDPRPYAVGSLAKTLTHYRHLDSVLPAMGYSADQLADLEATIAAAPCDAVVIGTPIDLSRLIEIRQPVVRVSYRAADVGSPTLDEVVSAFLAREARGKS; from the coding sequence ATGGAGCGCGAGAGGATCGTCATCATGGGAGCGGCCGGGCGGGACTTCCATGTGTTCGCCACGTGCTTCCGCGACGACCCCGGAGTCGAGGTCGTCGGTTTTACCGCCGCACAAATCCCCGGCATCGATGACCGCGTCTATCCCGCGGACCTCGCCGGTCCGCTCTACCCTCACGGTGTCCGCATCGTGCCCGAGGAGCGGCTGGCCGAGCTCATCGAGACCGACCGGATCGACCGTGTGCTCTTCGCGTATAGCGACGTGAGTCACGAGACCGTGATGCACCACGCCTCGGCCGTGCTCGCGGCTGGGGCGGACTTTGGCATCATCGGACCCGAGCGCACGATGCTCGGCTCGAGCGTCCCGGTGATATCCGTCTGCGCCGTTCGCACCGGCGCGGGCAAGAGCGGCATCTCTCGGCGGATATGGGAACTGCTCGCCGCCCGCGGCATACACGCGGTCGACATCCGGCATCCCATGCCCTACCGCGACCTCTCGTGCATGGCCGTCGAGCGCTACGCGAGCATCGAAGACCTCGACCGCCTCGGCGTGACGATAGAGGAGCGGGAGGAGTACGAGCACCTGATCGAGGTAGGCGCGGTGGTGTTCGCCGGAGTCGACTACAAAGCGATACTCACCGAGGCCGAGAAGGAAGCCGAGCTCATCATATGGGACGGCGGCAACAACGACATGCCGTTTATCCGTCCCGGCTTGGAGATCGTCGTGCTCGACCCGCACCGCGCTGGTCACGAGCGCCGCTACCACCCGGGTGAGACAAACTTCCTGCGCGCAGACGTGCTCGTCATCAACAAGGTTGACTCCGCCCCTCCGGGAGCGGTCAAGGCGCTTCGAGACGCCGCCGAGACGCACAACCCGCACGCGGTCGTGGTCGAGATGGCCTCGGAGGTCACCGTCGACGACCCGTCCCTGCTTGCCGACGCCCGTGTGCTCGTCATTGAAGACGGGCCCACCGTGACACACGGCGGCATGGCGTTTGGTGCGGGCGCCATCGCGGCGCGGGCGGGCGGCGTGGCTGAGCTCGTCGATCCCCGCCCGTACGCGGTCGGCTCGCTTGCCAAGACCCTCACGCACTACCGCCACCTCGACTCCGTCCTGCCGGCAATGGGCTACTCGGCAGATCAGCTCGCCGACCTTGAAGCGACGATAGCGGCCGCCCCGTGTGACGCGGTGGTCATCGGCACCCCGATCGACCTTTCGCGTCTCATCGAGATCCGCCAGCCAGTCGTGCGCGTGTCGTACCGCGCCGCTGACGTCGGTTCCCCCACGCTCGATGAGGTGGTTTCGGCGTTCCTGGCACGCGAGGCTAGAGGGAAGAGCTAA
- a CDS encoding flavodoxin family protein, giving the protein MRVVAVNGSPRTGGNTAMLVEAVFEPLRASGIECEQIALAGQTVGGCTACMRCRSAADRQCHGRSDFGNEVITALDGADGIILASPVYFADVTAELKAIIDRAGYVARGSEGMFVRALGAGVVTHRRAGAIHALDTINHFFLIGQMIVVGSTYWNLGVGGARGEVANDEEGLRTMRTLGENIGWLLGRIGGER; this is encoded by the coding sequence ATGAGGGTTGTAGCGGTTAACGGGTCGCCAAGAACGGGCGGCAACACAGCGATGCTCGTCGAGGCGGTGTTTGAGCCGCTGCGGGCTTCTGGGATCGAGTGCGAGCAGATCGCGCTTGCGGGCCAGACGGTAGGCGGATGCACGGCGTGCATGCGGTGCCGTTCTGCGGCGGATCGCCAGTGTCATGGGCGCAGCGACTTTGGCAACGAAGTCATCACCGCTCTCGACGGCGCGGACGGCATCATCCTTGCGTCACCGGTCTACTTTGCGGATGTAACCGCGGAACTTAAAGCCATCATCGATCGGGCGGGCTACGTCGCGCGCGGTAGTGAAGGGATGTTCGTGCGTGCTTTGGGGGCGGGCGTGGTGACGCACCGCCGTGCGGGCGCGATTCACGCGCTCGACACCATCAACCACTTCTTCTTGATAGGCCAGATGATCGTCGTAGGCTCAACTTACTGGAACCTCGGCGTGGGCGGGGCGAGGGGCGAGGTCGCTAACGACGAGGAAGGGCTTCGCACGATGAGAACGCTCGGCGAGAACATCGGCTGGCTGCTGGGCAGGATCGGGGGCGAGCGATGA
- a CDS encoding DegV family protein, with amino-acid sequence MPVRVVTDSTSYVPTDERERLGIKVVTLFVNFGQESFAEEGLDNEWFYQRMASGSELPTSSQPSVQSMVDVFTEAVEAGEDVCGVFISADMSGTLESARMAVEMVRETHPDARIELVDSRSNSMQLGLAVLQAARAAAAGASLDEVAAAARATIPRTRFLFVPHTLEHLRKGGRIGGASALLGSLLQIRPILTVTGGTTNVWGKVRTKKRALAEMVSVLAADMESSGLAEVFVHHINAEAEGREFATMVEEATGQAPRIVGIGPVVGLHVGPGTLAIAYRAERDLPSAAAAS; translated from the coding sequence ATGCCTGTTCGTGTAGTCACAGATTCGACGTCGTATGTGCCCACAGATGAGCGTGAAAGGCTCGGCATTAAGGTCGTCACGCTCTTCGTGAACTTTGGGCAGGAGTCCTTCGCTGAGGAAGGGCTCGACAATGAGTGGTTCTACCAGCGCATGGCTTCAGGAAGCGAGCTTCCCACCTCCTCCCAGCCTTCGGTCCAGAGCATGGTCGATGTCTTCACCGAGGCGGTCGAAGCTGGAGAAGACGTGTGCGGCGTGTTCATCTCGGCGGACATGAGCGGCACACTGGAGTCGGCCCGGATGGCCGTTGAGATGGTGCGGGAGACGCATCCCGACGCGCGTATCGAGCTTGTTGACTCGCGCTCCAACTCGATGCAGCTTGGGCTCGCGGTTCTTCAGGCGGCTCGCGCGGCGGCAGCGGGCGCCTCGCTCGATGAGGTCGCGGCCGCTGCGCGCGCCACCATACCGCGCACGCGCTTCCTCTTTGTTCCCCACACGCTTGAGCACTTGCGCAAGGGCGGGCGGATCGGAGGCGCGTCGGCGTTGCTCGGTTCACTCTTGCAGATCAGGCCGATCCTCACGGTCACAGGCGGTACGACGAATGTCTGGGGCAAGGTGCGGACGAAGAAGCGCGCCCTTGCCGAGATGGTTTCGGTGCTCGCCGCCGACATGGAAAGCTCTGGCCTTGCGGAGGTCTTTGTCCACCACATTAACGCCGAAGCCGAGGGACGGGAGTTCGCGACGATGGTGGAGGAGGCAACCGGCCAGGCGCCGAGGATCGTTGGCATCGGCCCGGTGGTAGGATTGCACGTGGGACCGGGCACACTCGCCATCGCCTACCGTGCGGAGCGCGATCTTCCCTCCGCCGCAGCGGCCAGCTAG